One part of the Drosophila teissieri strain GT53w chromosome 3R, Prin_Dtei_1.1, whole genome shotgun sequence genome encodes these proteins:
- the LOC122622033 gene encoding collagen alpha-1(VIII) chain, with amino-acid sequence MIRKVQILVILSLVFGSHARIPNLRRVVGSGRSNLDIDVEEPIGPQILIYSPGESMARSDDQEPTFHEPQIREEVPDTELDKDSRKVPDYLYSNAIPMVNDQNLKYVVPQVAAYPVAYGPQLISNKNAISSNQGSGLSYVVVPRVQLGFNVQGQSGFNWPGLNLLPTNLAGEAAVAEKEEPQPPTAYIPIPVPGPPGPPGPPGQRGPAGPPGPRGARGPAGESGIISAQKPQSIWYTQAGSSNNNLNSKPQYNQPFSGGYQS; translated from the exons ATGATTCGCAAAGTGCAAATATTGG TAATCTTAAGCCTGGTTTTTGGCAGTCACGCTCGCATTCCCAACCTGCGACGCGTTGTTGGTTCGGGCCGCAGTAATTTGGATATAGACGTCGAGGAACCAATTGGTCCTCAAATTCTCATCTATTCCCCAGGCGAATCCATGGCCAGATCCGATGACCAGGAGCCCACCTTCCATGAACCACAAATCAGGGAGGAAGTACCTGACACCGAACTGGACAAGGACAGTCGCAAAGTGCCCGATTACCTCTACTCGAATGCCATTCCCATGGTTAACGATCAGAATCTGAAGTATGTGGTGCCACAAGTGGCCGCCTATCCCGTGGCCTACGGCCCTCAGCTAATCTCCAACAAGAATGCCATTAGCTCCAACCAAGGAAGTGGTCTTTCCTACGTCGTGGTGCCTCGAGTCCAATTGGGCTTCAATGTTCAGGGCCAGTCGGGCTTCAATTGGCCCGGTCTGAATCTGCTGCCAACGAATCTGGCCGGTGAGGCCGCCGTTGCCGAAAAGGAGGAGCCTCAACCACCCACCGCCTACATTCCCATTCCAGTGCCCGGTCCTCCTGGCCCGCCAGGTCCACCAGGCCAGCGGGGACCTGCAGGACCGCCAGGTCCTCGAGGTGCACGAGGTCCTGCCGGTGAGTCTGGCATTATTTCGGCTCAGAAACCTCAGAGCATTTGGTACACCCAAGCGGGTAGCAGCAATAATAATCTTAATAGCAAGCCCCAGTACAACCAGCCCTTTTCCGGTGGTTATCAAAGCTGA
- the LOC122622032 gene encoding carboxypeptidase N subunit 2, translating into MAVLWWLLSLLVVLILPPSYHLATPSSGSGQLRRLWLQDHCSAGICTNVVIGRSDYVILSQAPIAGTTMLTFLNSTIAKIPHLLFDTFPDLQVLRMENCSLETFEKPQFEGASNLMSLFLGHNRLKDIPKNIFLGADNLATLHLQGNQLKQLGNHSFHALKEVKELSLAENQLEQISLGVFSGMRKLMDLNLAGNRLDALPRGVFDRNLNLTKLNLARNRFTAFESELLKLQPAFTQLDISGNIFQELTLNFTSLDVAIAHSCDLRRLTFYGVIHELDLHNNSLREMPHIPLAANVTSLDLSHNPLGNLQGNPLRRFTSLLRLNLSATGAHELPEGLFKKQSHLQMLDISANSIYSLKITIFDSLKALQYFYFERNNWNCDFLQLLMSSFVKRKDISFMEDITAPELVDDYVDGIACWYESDKQSKKCDSGGSDAAMELSVVRNEIKTFTELVEKKFVRVYRMLEELKMKL; encoded by the coding sequence ATGGCGGTACTCTGGTGGTTGCTATcgttgctggtggtgctgatcTTACCGCCCAGCTACCACCTGGCCACGCCCTCCTCCGGAAGCGGCCAGTTGCGTCGTCTTTGGCTGCAGGATCATTGCAGTGCGGGTATTTGCACGAATGTGGTGATTGGTCGCAGTGACTATGTGATCCTATCACAGGCGCCCATCGCAGGCACCACCATGCTCACCTTTCTGAACTCGACCATTGCCAAGATACCGCATTTGCTGTTCGACACCTTTCCGGATCTGCAGGTTCTGCGCATGGAGAACTGTTCGCTGGAGACGTTCGAGAAGCCGCAGTTCGAAGGTGCCAGCAATCTGATGAGCTTGTTCCTGGGACACAATCGCCTGAAGGATATACCTAAGAATATATTCTTGGGCGCCGACAATCTGGCTACATTGCATCTGCAGGGAAATCAGTTGAAGCAGCTGGGGAATCATAGTTTCCATGCACTGAAAGAAGTTAAGGAACTTTCGCTGGCGGAAAATCAATTGGAGCAAATCTCTCTTGGAGTCTTCAGCGGCATGAGGAAATTGATGGATCTGAATCTGGCTGGCAATCGATTGGATGCCCTGCCAAGAGGCGTCTTCGATCGGAATTTAAACCTAACCAAACTGAATCTGGCCAGAAACCGGTTTACCGCCTTCGAATCGGAACTGTTGAAGCTGCAGCCGGCTTTCACCCAGTTGGATATTTCTGGAAATATCTTCCAGGAGCTAACACTCAACTTTACCTCGCTGGATGTGGCTATAGCTCATAGTTGCGATTTGAGGAGGTTGACCTTTTACGGGGTGATCCATGAACTAGATTTGCACAACAACTCGCTGAGGGAAATGCCACACATTCCACTGGCCGCCAATGTCACAAGTTTGGATTTGTCGCACAACCCGTTGGGAAATCTGCAGGGTAATCCGTTGCGTAGATTCACATCGCTGTTGCGGTTGAATCTTTCTGCCACCGGTGCCCACGAGCTGCCAGAGGGATTGTTCAAGAAACAGAGCCATCTGCAAATGCTGGATATATCAGCAAATTCCATCTACTCGTTGAAGATCACAATCTTCGACAGTTTGAAGGCACTGCAGTATTTCTACTTTGAGCGGAACAACTGGAACTGCGATTTCCTGCAACTGCTGATGAGTTCGTTTGTGAAACGCAAGGACATTTCCTTCATGGAGGACATAACAGCACCCGAGTTGGTGGACGATTATGTGGATGGCATTGCCTGTTGGTATGAGAGCGACAAGCAGTCCAAGAAGTGTGACTCTGGGGGATCGGATGCAGCCATGGAACTTTCGGTGGTGCGAAATGAGATCAAGACCTTCACCGAGTTGGTAGAGAAGAAGTTCGTTAGGGTCTATCGCATGTTGGAGGAGCTGAAGATGAAGCTATGA